From Brevibacillus marinus, a single genomic window includes:
- a CDS encoding thiamine pyrophosphate-binding protein: protein MRSADAIVKILIANNVDVIFGVPGDTSMVFHNALEKYSDQIQYIHCRDERHAAYMADTYARVSGKPGVLDVPSGGGVLYAAPGLSEANSSSIPLICLSSDIPLSSEETGALTELKQVEFLQSVTKWNTQIKLASKIPHILRKAFRVATGGRPGAVHISIPENIHEEHYAFTEEELSASFQKPLRFFPNREDVEKACELLCRSSRPVIIAGGGVHLSAAYAELAAFSREFKIPVGTSINGKGSIAETSPQAIGVVGVNGGTEESNSIVKKADFVLVLGSKLNNVTTVAKNLFSHSPTVVQVDISEDMLDLNIRTDLAIMADIQSFLQELHTALKHKNRDYGNQLTEWNQWCQQVISGKWQRIAHEVRQETRFVNPARVVELLNQYTDEDALFVIDAGTQTPYMAANYLTKKAGRRTVFDRGHGNLGYALAASIGAKVASPQSKVFSMFGDGSFAMSAGELETASRLGLPIVFIHFQNHSYGWIKKLHQLYYDERYIAVDFGPIDGAKIAEGFGIQSLRITNNDKLEESLRWAMEQQSPVFLDMLIEPITDIVPPVKNWVEDSKLDPSERKALTY, encoded by the coding sequence ATGCGTTCAGCAGATGCGATTGTCAAAATTTTAATTGCCAACAACGTGGATGTCATATTTGGTGTACCGGGTGACACCAGCATGGTTTTCCATAATGCGCTTGAAAAGTACAGTGATCAAATTCAGTACATCCATTGCCGAGATGAAAGACATGCAGCCTATATGGCTGATACGTATGCCAGAGTTTCCGGAAAACCGGGAGTCTTGGATGTTCCCAGCGGCGGAGGAGTTTTATATGCGGCACCCGGGTTGAGCGAAGCGAATTCTTCATCTATTCCCCTCATTTGTCTGTCGTCGGATATACCGCTGAGCAGCGAAGAAACAGGGGCTTTGACGGAACTGAAGCAAGTGGAATTTTTACAATCGGTTACGAAATGGAACACCCAAATCAAACTAGCTTCCAAAATCCCGCACATTTTACGCAAGGCTTTTCGAGTGGCGACTGGGGGAAGGCCGGGGGCTGTACATATATCCATCCCCGAAAACATCCATGAAGAGCATTATGCGTTTACCGAAGAAGAGTTGTCCGCTTCCTTTCAGAAGCCGTTAAGGTTTTTCCCCAATCGGGAAGATGTCGAAAAAGCATGTGAATTATTGTGCCGCTCCTCGCGTCCGGTTATTATCGCCGGCGGCGGTGTCCACCTTTCCGCGGCATACGCAGAATTGGCTGCCTTTTCCCGAGAGTTCAAAATCCCGGTCGGTACATCGATTAACGGAAAAGGAAGCATCGCTGAAACGTCTCCGCAGGCAATCGGGGTGGTGGGTGTCAACGGCGGAACAGAGGAGTCGAACAGCATTGTGAAAAAAGCCGATTTCGTTTTGGTTTTGGGCTCAAAACTAAATAACGTGACCACGGTAGCGAAAAATCTTTTCAGCCATTCTCCTACCGTGGTGCAGGTTGATATCAGTGAGGACATGCTGGATTTGAACATCCGGACGGATTTGGCGATTATGGCAGATATTCAGTCATTTTTACAAGAGCTGCATACAGCGCTGAAACACAAAAACCGCGATTATGGCAATCAGCTGACAGAGTGGAATCAGTGGTGTCAGCAGGTGATCAGCGGGAAATGGCAACGAATCGCCCATGAAGTGCGGCAGGAAACCCGTTTTGTGAATCCGGCCAGGGTCGTCGAGCTGTTGAATCAATACACGGATGAGGACGCGCTGTTTGTGATCGATGCCGGAACCCAAACCCCGTATATGGCCGCAAACTATCTGACAAAGAAGGCGGGCAGACGAACGGTATTTGATCGGGGGCACGGGAATTTGGGGTATGCGCTGGCGGCCTCCATCGGTGCGAAAGTTGCCAGCCCTCAGTCGAAGGTTTTCTCCATGTTTGGAGACGGAAGTTTCGCCATGTCGGCAGGGGAATTGGAAACCGCAAGCAGACTGGGTTTGCCGATCGTATTTATTCACTTCCAAAACCATAGCTACGGATGGATCAAAAAACTTCACCAGCTGTATTACGATGAGCGGTATATCGCCGTCGATTTTGGACCAATTGATGGCGCGAAAATAGCGGAGGGATTTGGTATCCAGAGTTTGCGCATCACCAATAATGATAAGTTGGAAGAAAGCTTGCGATGGGCCATGGAACAGCAGTCGCCTGTGTTTCTGGACATGTTGATTGAGCCGATTACAGACATCGTTCCCCCTGTTAAAAATTGGGTAGAGGATAGCAAACTCGATCCGTCGGAAAGAAAAGCTCTTACGTATTAA
- a CDS encoding helix-turn-helix domain-containing protein — MDTNNIGKLLRDLRRKKGLTLKELAEKTGLSISFLSQVENSKCSITLQSLSKISDALEVSRSYFFPDSSYTEKKSTKGEINLNQSNFIYQSLSKGLSNPLFEPMLVVLFPNNKKGTQSIREPHSLSSHNGQEFVYVLEGTLTLVHEGEEYNLEPGDSFHINSSTPHTWFNRTNDIVKLIYVYSSPRMFD; from the coding sequence ATGGATACGAACAATATCGGCAAGTTACTGAGAGATTTACGGCGCAAAAAAGGGCTGACCTTAAAAGAGTTGGCGGAAAAAACAGGGCTTTCCATCAGTTTTTTATCGCAAGTTGAAAATTCCAAATGTTCCATTACCCTTCAATCTTTATCGAAAATATCCGACGCATTAGAAGTTAGCAGAAGTTATTTTTTTCCTGATTCCAGCTATACGGAAAAAAAATCGACCAAAGGTGAAATAAATTTAAACCAGTCCAATTTCATCTATCAAAGTTTGTCCAAGGGGCTCTCCAACCCTTTATTCGAGCCCATGCTGGTGGTTCTTTTTCCCAACAACAAGAAAGGAACACAGTCGATTCGAGAACCGCACAGCCTTTCCTCCCACAATGGACAGGAGTTTGTCTACGTATTGGAAGGGACGCTTACATTGGTTCATGAAGGTGAGGAATACAATCTTGAACCAGGGGACAGCTTTCATATCAATTCCTCGACTCCCCATACGTGGTTCAACAGAACGAATGATATCGTCAAGCTGATCTATGTTTACTCCTCACCGCGAATGTTTGATTGA
- a CDS encoding arginase family protein: protein MHHGFTVLNFDQTYTLQSFLQGEAYEWVNLDTIPGTNLYCAQESLRKIAEKLQSPRGRTITFIGSGNYHYVSFLLLSKIKKPFTLILFDHHTDMLPSPSESIISCGSWVLDSLLKLPLLQKVIMIGVKKGWMEQIPVSLREKVSVFEEPLLHADFVSTVHAVVDEIATDAVYISVDKDVLDADEAATLWDQGSMKLHQLVEIVDEIAWRKEICGFDVCGEYPCSPSDCFQQQVREATAKNDHANQVILEHMKAAELL from the coding sequence ATGCATCACGGCTTTACTGTACTAAACTTTGACCAGACCTATACGCTGCAATCGTTCCTGCAAGGCGAAGCATACGAATGGGTAAATCTCGATACGATTCCGGGCACCAACTTGTATTGTGCGCAGGAGTCGTTGCGCAAGATTGCAGAGAAGCTGCAGTCGCCGCGCGGAAGAACCATTACCTTTATCGGAAGCGGAAACTACCACTATGTTTCCTTTTTGCTCTTGTCAAAGATCAAAAAACCGTTCACGCTCATCTTGTTTGACCACCACACAGACATGCTGCCCAGTCCCAGCGAATCGATCATTTCCTGCGGTTCTTGGGTGCTCGATTCCCTGCTGAAACTTCCCCTATTACAAAAAGTGATCATGATCGGGGTAAAGAAAGGCTGGATGGAACAAATCCCCGTTTCGCTGCGGGAGAAGGTTTCCGTGTTCGAGGAGCCACTGCTGCATGCAGACTTTGTATCGACCGTCCATGCGGTCGTCGACGAGATCGCAACCGATGCGGTCTATATCAGCGTGGACAAGGACGTGCTGGATGCGGATGAGGCGGCAACTTTGTGGGATCAGGGCAGCATGAAGCTGCACCAGCTCGTGGAGATCGTCGATGAGATCGCCTGGCGCAAGGAAATTTGCGGTTTTGATGTATGCGGGGAGTATCCTTGTTCGCCGTCCGACTGTTTCCAACAACAAGTCAGAGAGGCAACTGCCAAAAACGATCATGCGAACCAGGTGATTTTAGAGCATATGAAGGCGGCTGAGCTGTTGTAG
- a CDS encoding LLM class flavin-dependent oxidoreductase, whose translation MEIGISTFLETTPDPLTGEVISHAERLRRAVEEIVLADQVGLDVYGVGEHHRADYASSAPAVVLAAAAPMTKRIRLTSAVTVLSSDDPVRVFQDFATLDGLSNGRAEIMAGRGSFIESFPLFGYRLEDYDELFEEKLELLLAIRSSEKVTWRGGHRPAIANLGVYPRPVQNPLPVWIASGGTPQSVVRAGMLGLPIVLAIIGGMPERFAPLVALYKEAAVKAGHDPDKLEIATHSHGFVADTTEEAAEKFFPSTQAQMNVIGRERGWPFYDRAAYDAARSLRGALYVGDPEYVAEKIVLLRKNLGVTRFFLHVNVGTMPHRDVLRAIELLGTKVAPLVRKEIARMEGS comes from the coding sequence ATCGAAATCGGGATCAGCACCTTTTTGGAAACCACGCCGGATCCGCTGACAGGAGAAGTGATCAGCCATGCCGAGCGGCTGCGCCGGGCGGTGGAGGAAATCGTCCTGGCCGATCAGGTCGGTCTCGATGTATACGGAGTGGGTGAGCATCATCGCGCCGATTACGCCAGTTCCGCCCCCGCCGTCGTGCTGGCGGCGGCAGCGCCCATGACCAAACGGATCCGGCTCACGAGTGCCGTAACCGTGCTCTCTTCCGATGACCCGGTGCGCGTGTTCCAAGATTTTGCGACGCTGGACGGCCTCTCCAACGGACGAGCGGAAATCATGGCCGGCCGGGGTTCGTTCATCGAATCGTTTCCCCTTTTTGGATACCGCCTGGAAGATTATGACGAGTTGTTTGAAGAAAAGCTGGAGCTTTTGCTCGCGATCCGCTCCTCGGAAAAAGTGACGTGGCGCGGCGGTCATCGCCCCGCCATCGCCAACCTTGGCGTCTATCCCCGCCCCGTGCAGAACCCGCTGCCGGTGTGGATCGCCAGTGGCGGCACCCCGCAGTCCGTCGTCCGGGCGGGAATGCTGGGGCTGCCCATCGTGCTGGCCATCATCGGGGGGATGCCGGAGCGGTTTGCGCCGCTCGTCGCCCTCTACAAGGAGGCGGCCGTCAAAGCCGGGCACGATCCGGACAAGTTAGAGATCGCCACGCATTCACACGGATTTGTCGCGGACACCACCGAAGAGGCCGCCGAAAAGTTCTTCCCTTCCACGCAAGCCCAGATGAACGTGATCGGGCGCGAGCGGGGCTGGCCCTTTTACGACCGGGCCGCTTACGACGCCGCCCGCAGCCTGCGCGGCGCCCTCTATGTCGGCGATCCCGAATACGTCGCGGAAAAGATTGTTTTGCTGCGCAAAAACCTGGGCGTGACCCGTTTCTTTTTGCATGTGAATGTCGGCACGATGCCGCACCGCGATGTGCTGCGGGCCATCGAACTGCTCGGCACCAAGGTCGCGCCGCTCGTGCGCAAGGAGATCGCCCGCATGGAAGGATCATAA
- a CDS encoding L-lactate permease — protein sequence MEFHQVYDPMGNTFLSTLFAAVPVLTLLYLLALHPHKDQFGKRHYGITAPKAALIASIVTVFMAVWLVGMPVSSAISAYVYGSFFGLMPIGWIVVAAMFLYTITLITGQFDIVKSSVVQLSSDRRIQTLLIAFSFGAFIEGAAGFGTPVAIAGALMVGLGFRPLAAAVLCLIANTAPVAYGAVGTPIITLANVTGLPEMALSAMAGRQLPFFSVLVPFWLIATMVFMYKGKWKDVWEIWPAITVTGVSFAITQFLVSNYIGPMLVDILAGIVSIVALIFLLKVWQPKNKFYLPGEEQEIKSLERQETTYTTGQIAKAWTPWAFLTLFVFMWGLPQWKAFLNSLNFFGIKSLYSIPVPFLDQQVYRSAPLVTESVPEAAIYSFNWMSAAGTGIFFAAILSGLFLRLSKEQWKLAVIRTAQRMKTPLITIALVLGLGYTTRYSGLDAILGLAFTNTGALYPFFAALIGWLGVFLTGSDTSSNALFGSMQRITAEQLGLDPVLIAASNSTGGVMGKMIDAQSIVVATAACYENRTEGANAVGPIFRAVFFHSIALAALMGILVMLQAYVFPWMIPSYTL from the coding sequence ATGGAGTTCCATCAGGTGTATGACCCAATGGGCAATACCTTTTTATCGACCCTGTTCGCAGCCGTCCCGGTACTGACATTGTTGTATTTGCTTGCATTGCATCCTCATAAGGATCAGTTTGGAAAGCGGCATTACGGGATCACCGCACCAAAAGCGGCTTTAATCGCCTCAATTGTAACCGTTTTCATGGCGGTTTGGCTGGTGGGAATGCCTGTTTCGTCGGCAATCTCCGCGTACGTTTATGGATCGTTCTTTGGGTTAATGCCGATTGGCTGGATTGTCGTTGCAGCCATGTTTTTGTACACGATTACGCTGATTACGGGTCAATTTGACATCGTCAAAAGTTCTGTTGTCCAATTGTCTTCGGACAGACGGATTCAGACGCTGCTGATTGCCTTTTCGTTTGGGGCGTTTATCGAGGGGGCGGCGGGATTTGGTACGCCGGTAGCCATTGCGGGTGCGCTGATGGTCGGCCTCGGTTTTCGTCCGTTGGCAGCGGCTGTTCTCTGCTTGATTGCAAACACCGCGCCGGTTGCCTATGGAGCCGTTGGTACTCCGATCATTACATTGGCCAACGTCACCGGTCTGCCGGAAATGGCCTTGTCGGCGATGGCTGGGCGCCAGCTTCCGTTCTTTTCGGTGCTCGTCCCTTTCTGGTTGATTGCGACAATGGTCTTCATGTACAAAGGAAAGTGGAAAGACGTCTGGGAGATCTGGCCAGCCATCACTGTGACCGGTGTCAGCTTTGCGATTACCCAATTTTTGGTCTCCAACTATATCGGCCCGATGCTTGTCGATATTTTGGCTGGTATTGTTTCGATCGTGGCACTTATTTTTCTTCTTAAAGTATGGCAGCCGAAAAACAAATTTTATCTTCCCGGGGAAGAGCAAGAAATTAAATCTTTGGAAAGGCAGGAAACCACGTACACGACCGGACAAATCGCCAAGGCTTGGACTCCTTGGGCGTTTCTCACCTTGTTTGTCTTCATGTGGGGGCTGCCGCAGTGGAAGGCCTTCCTCAACTCGCTCAATTTTTTCGGGATTAAATCTTTGTACTCCATTCCCGTACCGTTTTTGGATCAACAGGTGTACCGCAGCGCGCCGCTTGTCACAGAGTCTGTTCCGGAAGCGGCGATCTACAGCTTTAACTGGATGTCCGCAGCGGGTACCGGAATATTCTTTGCAGCCATTTTGAGCGGCCTGTTCCTCCGCTTAAGCAAGGAACAGTGGAAGCTGGCTGTCATTAGAACAGCGCAAAGGATGAAAACACCGCTCATCACCATCGCCTTGGTGTTGGGTCTGGGTTACACGACGAGATATTCGGGCTTGGATGCCATTCTTGGTTTGGCCTTTACCAATACCGGCGCATTATATCCTTTCTTTGCAGCGCTGATTGGCTGGTTAGGGGTGTTCCTGACGGGTAGCGATACGTCTTCCAATGCGCTGTTCGGAAGCATGCAGCGGATTACCGCGGAACAGTTGGGGCTCGATCCCGTTCTGATCGCCGCATCCAACTCCACAGGCGGCGTAATGGGGAAAATGATCGATGCGCAAAGTATCGTTGTGGCAACGGCGGCTTGTTACGAGAATCGAACAGAAGGGGCCAATGCCGTAGGACCCATTTTCCGGGCGGTCTTTTTCCATAGTATCGCGCTGGCCGCGTTAATGGGAATTTTGGTCATGCTGCAAGCCTATGTGTTCCCGTGGATGATCCCGTCCTATACGTTGTAA
- a CDS encoding energy-coupling factor transporter transmembrane component T family protein: MKAGMLTYTKIDSPIHRLTGVTKLIFFVLWSVTAMITYDTRSLLAMLIISLFIFKHSRIQWRDVSFVLYLILFFLLLNHVAIFAFSPLEGVKIYGTRHDLIHLAGPYTVTAEQLFYQLNITLKYLTVIPMALLFILTTDPSEFASSLNRVGVSYKIAYAVAIAMRYIPDLLRDYQNISFAAQARGIDMSKKAKIRERVKNAFAVLMPLIFSSLERIETISAAMELRGFGYKNKRTWYSARPFAKGDYLAITLVILVMVGSTVLTFYDGTRFYNIFQ; encoded by the coding sequence ATGAAGGCAGGTATGTTGACTTATACGAAGATAGACTCGCCGATTCATCGCCTGACTGGCGTTACCAAACTGATTTTTTTTGTCTTATGGTCAGTCACCGCGATGATCACTTACGATACCCGCAGCCTGCTGGCAATGCTGATCATCAGTCTGTTCATCTTCAAGCACTCGCGGATCCAATGGAGAGACGTTTCGTTTGTTCTCTATCTGATTTTGTTTTTTCTGCTGTTAAATCACGTGGCGATTTTTGCGTTTTCCCCTTTGGAGGGAGTGAAGATATACGGGACGCGGCATGATTTGATTCATCTTGCCGGACCTTACACCGTCACGGCCGAGCAGCTTTTTTACCAGTTGAATATCACCCTGAAATACTTGACGGTGATTCCCATGGCGCTGCTGTTTATCCTGACGACCGATCCCAGCGAATTTGCGTCATCGTTGAACCGCGTCGGGGTGAGTTACAAAATTGCTTACGCCGTAGCGATTGCGATGCGCTATATTCCGGATCTGCTCCGCGATTATCAAAACATTTCGTTCGCCGCGCAGGCGCGGGGGATCGATATGTCCAAAAAGGCAAAGATTCGGGAGAGGGTGAAAAACGCCTTTGCTGTGTTGATGCCGCTCATTTTTTCCAGTCTGGAGCGGATCGAGACGATCAGTGCTGCCATGGAACTGAGGGGGTTCGGATACAAAAACAAACGTACCTGGTACAGTGCCCGCCCTTTTGCCAAGGGAGATTATCTGGCGATCACGCTCGTTATCTTGGTGATGGTGGGGTCAACGGTCTTAACGTTTTATGACGGAACGCGGTTTTACAATATTTTCCAATGA
- a CDS encoding ABC transporter ATP-binding protein, with translation MKKPIIQFVDYHFQYRAQAEPTLHDINLTIYEGEKVLIVGPSGSGKSTLAHSINGLVPFFYPGKIKGSLKIMGKELKDLSIIQLSEMVGTVLQDPDGQFVGLTVAEDIAFKLENKGVPQAEMIAQVASAARTVGIDSHLAASPHALSGGQKQRTTLAGVLVDDVGILLFDEPLANLDPRTGKEAIELIDRIHRETGKTVIIVEHRLEDVLHRDVDRIIVMNEGRIIADMPPNELLCTNILQETGVREPLYITALKYAGCPIAAEMNPKHIESIDLGPCIQPLKDWAEGLVRHEAPPQQSPLLELEEIHFGYDKGTPVLQDVSLCIHKGEMVSIVGKNGAGKSTLSKLICGFYRPTSGRIRYNGYDMTADTIKERAERIGFVMQNPNLMISKTMIFDEVALGLRVRGVSEEECRRRVHEVLKICGLYEFRNWPISALSFGQKKRVTIASILVLNPDVIILDEPTAGQDFRHYNEMMEFLLSLNRSGKTILMITHDMHLMLEYTQRTIVLADGKKIADDTPANIIANPDILEAANLKATSVYELAVRAGISQPREFVQSFIDYDRRIRAR, from the coding sequence GTGAAGAAACCGATTATCCAATTTGTCGACTACCATTTTCAGTACCGGGCCCAGGCGGAGCCGACGCTGCATGACATCAATCTCACCATTTATGAGGGAGAGAAGGTACTCATCGTAGGTCCATCCGGTTCCGGCAAAAGCACGCTGGCGCATAGCATCAATGGACTGGTCCCCTTTTTTTATCCGGGGAAAATCAAAGGTTCCCTGAAAATCATGGGCAAAGAGCTAAAAGACCTGAGTATCATTCAGCTTTCGGAGATGGTGGGTACGGTGCTGCAAGATCCGGACGGGCAATTTGTAGGGTTGACGGTCGCGGAAGATATCGCGTTCAAATTGGAGAACAAGGGTGTTCCGCAAGCCGAAATGATCGCTCAGGTAGCTTCCGCGGCGCGGACGGTGGGAATTGATTCCCATCTGGCCGCATCGCCGCATGCGCTCTCGGGCGGACAAAAACAAAGGACGACTCTTGCCGGCGTCCTAGTAGATGATGTCGGGATTCTGCTGTTTGATGAACCGCTGGCCAACCTGGATCCCCGCACAGGCAAAGAGGCGATTGAACTGATTGATCGCATCCATAGAGAAACGGGGAAAACGGTGATCATTGTGGAACACCGGTTGGAGGACGTACTTCATCGCGATGTGGACCGGATCATCGTCATGAATGAGGGCCGCATCATCGCGGACATGCCGCCGAACGAGCTGCTGTGCACCAATATCCTGCAGGAGACGGGAGTCCGCGAGCCGTTGTACATTACCGCTTTAAAATATGCCGGATGCCCGATTGCCGCGGAGATGAATCCCAAGCATATCGAATCCATCGACCTTGGTCCGTGCATCCAACCATTAAAGGATTGGGCGGAAGGTCTTGTTCGGCATGAAGCACCCCCGCAACAAAGCCCCTTGCTTGAACTTGAGGAAATCCATTTTGGTTACGACAAGGGAACGCCCGTCTTGCAAGATGTTTCGTTGTGCATCCATAAAGGTGAAATGGTAAGCATCGTCGGTAAAAACGGTGCGGGCAAATCGACGCTGTCCAAACTGATCTGCGGATTTTACCGGCCGACATCAGGTCGGATCCGATACAACGGGTACGATATGACAGCAGACACGATTAAGGAGCGGGCAGAGCGGATCGGATTTGTCATGCAAAATCCCAATCTGATGATCTCGAAAACCATGATTTTTGATGAAGTAGCCTTGGGGCTGCGGGTTCGCGGGGTATCTGAGGAAGAGTGCAGAAGGCGCGTTCATGAGGTTTTGAAGATCTGCGGGCTGTATGAATTTCGCAACTGGCCGATCTCCGCGCTGAGCTTTGGGCAGAAGAAGCGGGTCACCATCGCATCCATCCTGGTGCTCAATCCCGATGTAATCATTCTGGATGAGCCCACGGCCGGACAGGACTTCAGACATTATAACGAGATGATGGAATTCTTGCTTAGTCTGAACCGCAGCGGGAAAACGATCCTGATGATTACCCATGACATGCACCTCATGCTGGAATACACGCAGCGCACGATCGTTTTAGCCGATGGCAAGAAGATCGCGGATGACACACCTGCGAACATTATCGCGAATCCCGACATCTTGGAAGCGGCGAATCTGAAAGCCACATCCGTATACGAATTAGCGGTACGCGCGGGAATCAGCCAGCCGCGGGAATTTGTCCAAAGCTTTATTGACTATGACAGGAGGATTCGGGCCAGATGA
- a CDS encoding ECF-type riboflavin transporter substrate-binding protein: MELSIKTIVAIGIGSALFVILGRFGSIPTGIPNTNIETAYALLALMALVYGPAAGLLIGLIGHTLKDAIFYGSPWFSWVIASAVVGLLIGLAAKNIRIGEGEFGKSEIFRFNLFQVIANAAAWFVVAPVLDILIYAEPTDKVFVQGLVAGIANIVTVAVLGTLIAIAYAKTRTKTGSLSKEG; encoded by the coding sequence GTGGAATTGTCCATCAAAACCATCGTGGCGATTGGTATTGGTTCGGCCTTATTTGTGATTCTTGGGCGCTTTGGTTCGATACCAACCGGTATTCCGAACACCAACATTGAGACGGCATACGCGTTGCTTGCACTGATGGCGCTTGTGTATGGCCCGGCTGCAGGACTTTTGATTGGTTTGATTGGGCACACGCTGAAGGATGCGATCTTTTACGGTTCCCCTTGGTTCAGTTGGGTGATTGCTTCAGCGGTGGTCGGATTGCTCATCGGGCTTGCAGCTAAAAACATCCGCATAGGTGAAGGAGAATTTGGCAAAAGCGAGATCTTCCGCTTCAATCTCTTCCAGGTGATCGCAAACGCGGCAGCGTGGTTTGTCGTTGCCCCGGTGTTGGACATTCTCATCTATGCGGAACCGACGGACAAAGTTTTCGTGCAGGGGCTTGTCGCCGGTATAGCGAATATCGTAACGGTAGCTGTTTTAGGCACCTTGATTGCCATCGCCTATGCCAAAACAAGAACGAAAACGGGAAGTTTGAGCAAAGAAGGATAA
- a CDS encoding methyl-accepting chemotaxis protein: protein MRVSRKLKQASLQKVQQTAKEIEALLRKGTLQEKSAQIRQKLDEFLGGDEYFVLVTREGLGVIHTNRLREGILFNDSVGLKAAQTVEPLVQIYPRNTGEVLLDAAAPIRVNGEIAYSLRLGVVVPALSFAWKLVAASVIPVLLVTVGLAMTESDWARSVIQVAALAIAVFTGLFAYRSFHQSWRDWTSVMKSISSGNIQARTQTNRRDELGQMSFEINKMALGMHGILSELKNTSLSTKEISTKQDEMVQELLSASEELSASLQQVYGGSVEQAGLVNDTETVLKTITALIRKAEHDLKATSVIAQDAEQAAQQGIEKTNHLQSQMQRIEQASHSTETSMLELQQQAAGIEQMIRDIREIAEQTNMLALNAAIEAARAGAEGRGFAVVAEEVRKLANRANEAASHIMELAENIIKKSHQTVHVVQEERQEVQHGLELVNELHKIMRVLSEKSSSSAAHTIRNSEVMTEVLHDVDMVEQKIEKVKQISHVFSLSAKEASAAGEVQVKATEQVADQNKRLHEISLQIHQIAERFEL from the coding sequence ATGAGAGTGAGCCGCAAGCTGAAACAAGCGTCGTTGCAAAAGGTGCAGCAAACCGCGAAAGAAATTGAAGCGTTATTGCGGAAAGGAACATTGCAAGAGAAAAGCGCGCAAATCAGACAAAAACTGGATGAGTTTCTCGGCGGGGATGAATATTTTGTCCTGGTGACACGGGAAGGACTGGGCGTTATCCATACCAACCGATTGCGGGAAGGCATCTTGTTCAATGATTCGGTCGGTTTAAAAGCGGCGCAAACGGTTGAACCATTGGTACAGATTTATCCCCGAAACACAGGGGAGGTGTTATTGGATGCTGCGGCGCCGATTCGCGTCAACGGGGAGATTGCTTACAGTCTGCGGTTGGGAGTGGTCGTTCCCGCCCTCTCATTTGCCTGGAAGTTGGTTGCCGCTTCCGTGATTCCGGTGCTGTTGGTGACGGTCGGTTTGGCGATGACGGAGTCCGATTGGGCACGGAGTGTGATCCAAGTGGCGGCCCTTGCGATTGCCGTTTTCACGGGGCTGTTTGCCTATCGCAGTTTTCATCAGAGTTGGCGCGATTGGACCAGCGTCATGAAATCGATTTCGTCTGGCAACATACAGGCGAGAACGCAAACCAACCGGCGTGATGAATTGGGGCAAATGTCATTTGAAATTAACAAGATGGCTCTCGGGATGCACGGGATATTGTCAGAATTGAAAAACACCTCCCTTTCCACCAAAGAAATCAGCACCAAACAAGATGAAATGGTTCAAGAGTTGTTGAGCGCATCGGAGGAGTTATCCGCAAGTTTGCAGCAGGTGTACGGGGGATCGGTGGAGCAGGCCGGCTTGGTGAATGATACCGAAACGGTGTTAAAGACGATTACGGCTTTGATTCGCAAAGCCGAACATGACCTGAAAGCGACCAGCGTGATCGCACAGGATGCCGAGCAGGCGGCCCAACAAGGGATCGAAAAAACCAACCACTTGCAATCCCAAATGCAGCGCATTGAGCAGGCCAGTCATTCGACCGAAACCTCCATGCTCGAGCTGCAGCAGCAGGCTGCGGGAATTGAACAAATGATTCGCGATATCCGCGAAATCGCCGAGCAAACCAACATGCTGGCCTTGAACGCAGCCATTGAAGCGGCCAGGGCCGGTGCGGAAGGGCGGGGGTTTGCGGTAGTGGCTGAAGAGGTGCGCAAACTTGCGAACCGGGCCAACGAAGCGGCTTCGCACATCATGGAGTTGGCCGAGAATATCATCAAGAAGTCCCATCAAACGGTTCATGTCGTGCAAGAAGAACGGCAGGAGGTTCAGCACGGCCTTGAACTTGTAAACGAGCTGCACAAGATCATGCGAGTCCTGTCCGAAAAATCTTCCTCGTCTGCCGCCCATACCATTCGCAACTCGGAAGTCATGACGGAGGTGCTTCACGATGTCGACATGGTGGAACAGAAAATTGAAAAAGTGAAGCAAATTTCCCATGTGTTCTCCTTATCAGCCAAGGAAGCCTCAGCTGCCGGTGAGGTTCAGGTGAAAGCAACCGAACAGGTCGCGGACCAAAACAAGAGACTGCATGAAATTTCGTTGCAAATTCACCAGATTGCCGAAAGGTTTGAGTTGTAG